A window of Gallaecimonas kandeliae genomic DNA:
CCGCCACTTCGGCGGCCTGACTGCGGCTGGCAGAGCCCAGCACTATTTCACCCACCAGGCCGATGAGCTCCTGTTGGGAAACGGCAGAGGATTCGCTGTTGGGTAGCACCCTGGCCAGGGCCTGGCCCAGGGAGCGTTGCAAGGGCAGGGACAGCAGCAGGGCGCCCAGGCCGGACAATATGCGGGGCAGGTAGGCGCCGCGCAGGTCCAGCGCCAGCCATTGCAGGCCCCAGCCCAGTAGGGCGAACAGCAGCAACCAGAGCATCAACCAGATGAGGAAAGGGAGGCGTCCGAAGCAGAGCCAGCCAAAGGCTTGGCTGAGGATGCCGGGATCGTCGATGTCCAGGTCGGGAAGGCTGGAGTCCATGGCTTCGCCGGCACTGAAACCCAATACCAGGCCCAAGACCTGGATCAGGCCCAGGGCGCAGAGCAGCGTGAAGGCGAGGCTGAAAGGCAGGTTGGCGTTGGCCAGAAAAAAGTCCCACATGGCCCATATCCCTTTGGTGACAATGGCACCAAGCTATTACGCAGTTGCTTGAGGGTCAAATGCTTAACAAAAAAGGCCGGGGTCAACCGGCCTTTTTGCTCAGCGTTTGACCAGCCAGACGCCGGATTCCATATGGTGGCTGTAGGGGAACTGGTCGAAGAGTGCCAGTCTGGCCACCTGGTGGGTCTTGCAGAGGGTCTCCAGGTTCTTGGCCAGGGTCTCCGGGTTGCAGGAGATATAGAGGATGTACTGGTAGCCCGACACCAGTTGCTCGGTGGCCGGGTCCAGACCGGCGCGGGGCGGATCCACCACTATGGTGCGGCAATCGAAGGCCTTGAGATCGACACCCTTGAGGCGGCGGAACTCCCTTTTCCCTTCCATGGCCTCGGTGAATTCCTCGGCAGCCAGGCGGGCTACCGTGACGTTGTCCACGCCGTTGGCGCGCATGTTGTACTGGGCGGAGGCCACCGACGTGGTGGCGATCTCCGTGGCCAGCACCTTGTCAAATTGGCTGGCCAGCGGCAGGGTGAAGTTGCCGTTGCCGCAATAGAGTTCCAGCAGATCGCCGCCGATGCCGGCCGTGCAGTCCAGCGCCCAGCCCAGCATCTTTTCATTGATGCCGGCGTTGGGTTGGGTGAAGCTGTTCTCCACCTGCTGGAAGGTCCAAGTGCGGCCCTTGACGTCCAGCTTCTCCACCACGAAGTCCCGGTCCAGTACCTTCTTCTGCTTCTTGGCGCGGCCGATGAGGTCCACCCGGCCATACTGCTGCAGTTTGTCCCTCAGCTGCCTGGCTTCCACTTCCCATTCATCTGTCAGTGGCTTGTGGTAGAGCAGGCTGATCACGGCTTCGCCGCTCTGGCTGGTGAGGAACTCCACTTGGAACAGCTTCTTGCGTAACAGGGTATTGGGCTTGAGCAGTTCGATGACGGCGGGCATCAGCGCGTTGATGAGCTGGCTGCCCATGGGATAGTGGTCGACCCGGATCCGCTCATGGTTTTCCTGGTCGAACATGATGTAGTAGAGGTCGTCTCCTTGGTGCCAGACCCTGAACTCGGCCCGCATCCGGTAGTGGCTGGGCCTGGAGGCAAAGACTTCGGGCGCTGGGGCGCCGAAGGGGGCCATCAGGGCGCTCAGGCGCTGGGCCTTGTCCGCCAGTTGGGCGTCATAGTGTTCGGGGTATACCGCACCCGGCTTTTGCATGCTTGCCTCCTCTATCGGGAGGCAAATAATAGGCAAGGCGCACTCAATGTCCAGTCCTGATAAACTGGGCGCCATTCGACAGGGTTTTCAAAACAACAGCGCATGAGCCAGCTTTTCTTCTTCGATTCCGGTGTTGGCGGTCTTTCCGTCTGGCAGGAGGTGCACCAGCGCCTGCCGGAAGAAGAAGCCATCTATGCCATGGACGATGCCGCCTTTCCTTATGGAGAGCTGGCAGAGGAGGTGCTGGTGGCCCGGGTGCTGGCGGTATTCGAACAGGTCCTGAACCGCCACGCCGTCAAGCTGGCCGTGGTGGCCTGTAACACGGCCTCCACCCTGGTGCTTCCTGCCTTGCGTGCCCGTTTCGACTTCCCCATCGTCGGCGTGGTACCGGCCATCAAGCCGGCGGCGCTGCTGACTCGCTCCGGCCGTATCGGCCTCCTGGCCACGCCCGGCACCGTCAACAGGCCCTATACCCGGCAACTGGAAAAGGACTTCGCCCAGGGCAAAGCCATGTTACGCCTCGGCTCCAGTGAGCTGGTGTTGATGGCGGAGCAGAAACTGCGTGGTGAAACCCTGGACTTGCAAAGACTCGAAGCCATAATGGCCCCCTGGCTTGGTGAACAGGGGCCTGACACCGTCATACTGGGCTGCACCCACTTTCCTCTATTAAAGGAAGAGTTGAGCCTGGTGTTGGGACCTGAAGTGGTGCTGGTGGATTCCGGAGAGGCCATAGCCCGGCGGGTACAGAGCTTGCTGGGGGCTGGGGCTGGCATAAAAAAAGGTGGCCTTAGCCACCTTTATCACACGGCACCACAGCCCAAAGGGCTGGCGCTACTCAAGGATTGGCTCCTCCCGGATGCCGTACCCGAGTATTTGCCGCTTTAATCTTCTTCTTGCTCCTTGCGATCCTTGGCTTCCCTGACCTTTAGGGTCCTGTCTTGGAACTGGGCATCGTTCAGGCCCTTGATGGCGGCCTGGGCATCTTCCTTGAGCATCTCGACAAAACCGAAGCCACGGCGGCGGCCCGTCTGCCGGTCTTTCATCAGTCGTACTGAGACGACTTTGCCGAAACGCTCGAAGGCCTGTTGCACCGCTTGCTCATTGGCTCGGTAGGGCAGGTTACCTACATAAAGAGTGACAGTGGTGGCGTCCTCGGTACCGCTGGCTTGGGTCTTGGGGCGGGTGAGCAGGTACATTGCCAGGCCACCCAAGAGGATGCCAGCGGCAAAGAAAAGGCCTTGAGGGGCGGAACCGGCCGGGATAAGGAGCGACAGGAAGTATCCCAGGACGGCAAGCACGATAAGAATAATGATAGAAGGCATGGTTTGGCTCATTGATTATGTATATGGATACAGCAGCGTTGATAAAGATAACGCGGCAGATGTTAACTTTATTTACATCGATGCGCAAAGAAGAGGCCCTTAGGCGAAGTTTTCGGCGATCGATTCAAGTGGCTCAAAAAGATCTTGCGAATGAAAACGGCCTCCCTATAATGCCGCTCCGTCGCCAAGGGAAAGCGCTGAAGGGAAGGCTGTGAAGCCGGGTCAAAAAGGCCCTTGACCGGAAGAGATAAGCGAGTAGAATGGCGGTCCGCTTCGGAGATTGAGTCGAAAGCCTCGAAATCGGAAGTTTGGGTGTGAAGCGAAAGGGCTTGACACTGAATATGGAGGCGGTAGAATGCGCCTCCTCGCTCGAGCAGAGCGACGCTCTTTAACAATAGAATCCAAGTAATCTGTGTGGGCACTCGCAGAGGGTAAGTTCTCGAAATATTGAGATTTACTCGATGAAGTTGAGTGTTCAACACTTCAGCAATTCATTGAGCATCAAACGCTTTTAATTGAAGAGTTTGATCATGGCTCAGATTGAACGCTGGCGGCAGGCTTAACACATGCAAGTCGAGCGGTAGAGGGGAGCTTGCTTCCCTTGAGAGCGGCGGACGGGTGAGTAATGCGTAGGGAGCTGCCCGATAGTGGGGGATAACCATTGGAAACGATGGCTAATACCGCATGATGTCTACGGACCAAAGAGGGGGACCTTCGGGCCTCTTGCTATCGGATGCGCCTACGTGGGATTAGCTAGTTGGTGAGGTAACGGCTCACCAAGGCGACGATCCCTAGCTGGTCTGAGAGGATGATCAGCCACACTGGGACTGAGACACGGCCCAGACTCCTACGGGAGGCAGCAGTGGGGAATATTGGACAATGGGCGCAAGCCTGATCCAGCCATGCCGCGTGTGTGAAGAAGGCCTTCGGGTTGTAAAGCACTTTCAGCGAGGAGGAAAGGGGGCTAGTTAATACCTGGTTCCTGTGACGTTACTCGCAGAAGAAGCACCGGCTAACTCCGTGCCAGCAGCCGCGGTAATACGGAGGGTGCAAGCGTTAATCGGAATTACTGGGCGTAAAGCGCACGCAGGCGGTTAGTTAAGTTAGATGTGAAAGCCCCGGGCTTAACCTGGGAATTGCATTTAAGACTGGCTAACTAGAGTCTTGGAGAGGGGGGTGGAATTTCCGGTGTAGCGGTGAAATGCGTAGAGATCGGAAGGAACATCAGTGGCGAAGGCGACCCCCTGGCCAAAGACTGACGCTCAGGTGCGAAAGCGTGGGGAGCAAACAGGATTAGATACCCTGGTAGTCCACGCCGTAAACGATGTCAACTTGGAGTTTGTGTTCTTGAAACGTGGACTCCGGAGCTAACGCGTTAAGTTGACCGCCTGGGGAGTACGGCCGCAAGGTTAAAACTCAAATGAATTGACGGGGGCCCGCACAAGCGGTGGAGCATGTGGTTTAATTCGATGCAACGCGAAGAACCTTACCTACTCTTGACATCCAGAGAACTTTCCAGAGATGGATTGGTGCCTTCGGGAACTCTGAGACAGGTGCTGCATGGCTGTCGTCAGCTCGTGTTGTGAAATGTTGGGTTAAGTCCCGCAACGAGCGCAACCCTTGTCCTTTGTTGCCAGCGCGTAATGGCGGGAACTCAAAGGAGACTGCCGGTGATAAACCGGAGGAAGGTGGGGACGACGTCAAGTCATCATGGCCCTTACGAGTAGGGCTACACACGTGCTACAATGGCGCGTACAGAGGGATGCAAGCTGGCGACAGTGAGCGGATCTCATAAAGCGCGTCGTAGTCCGGATCGGAGTCTGCAACTCGACTCCGTGAAGTCGGAATCGCTAGTAATCGCAGATCAGAATGCTGCGGTGAATACGTTCCCGGGCCTTGTACACACCGCCCGTCACACCATGGGAGTGGGCTGCACCAGAAGTAGATAGCTTAACCTTCGGGAGGGCGTTTACCACGGTGTGGTTCATGACTGGGGTGAAGTCGTAACAAGGTAGCCGTAGGGGAACCTGCGGCTGGATCACCTCCTTACTAAAAGAGACTGCCGCTGCGCAGTGTCCACACAGATTACTTGGATCAGGTAAGAGCGAATACAAGTGTGGGTCTGTAGCTCAGCTGGTTAGAGCGCACCCTGATAAGGGTGAGGTCGGTGGTTCAAGTCCACTCAGACCCACCACACTTTATGGGGCTATAGCTCAGCTGGGAGAGCGCCTGCTTTGCACGCAGGAGGTCAGCGGTTCGATCCCGCTTAGCTCCACCATAATAGATGTCCCCTTCGTCTAGAGGCCTAGGACACCGCCCTTTCACGGCGGTAACAGGGGTTCGAATCCCCTAGGGGACGCCATTTTGAAATGCCTAAGTTAAATTGAAGAATTTACCTTAGGCTTTTTTAAGCCTTGCTCTTTAACAATTCGGAAAGCTGATAACACTGCAATTTAAACGAGATTCTCAATTTACTTTGAGCGTCCGGCGAAAACCAGGTGTTAGTCACATACGGATATTTCCATTAACGGGAAATATGTTCGCGCCGGGATTTCGATTTCAGGCAACGCCGTCGACGAGCGAAGAAGGAAGTGTACTTCGGTACATGACCGCCTGAGCGAGGAAGACAAGGCCGCATGAAAACGAAAGACCAAGCGAAACCCTTCGGGGTTGTATGGTTAAGTGACTAAGCGTACAGGGTGGATGCCTAGGCAGTTGGAGGCGATGAAGGACGTGCTAATCTGCGATAAGCATTGGTGAGGTGATAAGAACCGCTTGAGCCAATGATTTCCGAATGGGGAAACCCACTTGCATAAGCAAGTATCATTACGTGAATACATAGCGTAATGAGGCGAACCGGGAGAACTGAAACATCTAAGTACCCCGAGGAAAAGAAATCAAACGAGATTTCCTCAGTAGCGGCGAGCGAACGGGAAAGAGCCCAGTGTGTTTATCAGTGCTTGGTATAGTGGAACGGTATGGAAAGGCCGACGACACAGGGTGATAGTCCCGTACATGAAATGCCAGGTATTGTTGCATACGATGAGTAGGTCGGGACACGTGGTATCTTGACTGAATATGGGGGGACCATCCTCCAAGGCTAAATACTCCCAACTGACCGATAGTGAACCAGTACCGTGAGGGAAAGGCGAAAAGAACCCCGGCGAGGGGAGTGAAATAGAACCTGAAACCCTGTACGTACAAGCAGTAGGAGCCCTTCGGGGTGACTGCGTACCTTTTGTATAATGGGTCAGCGACTTATATTTTGTGGCGAGGTTAACCGAATAGGGAGCCGTAGGGAAACCGAGTCTTAACTGGGCGTCCAGTCGCAAGGTATAGACCCGAAACCCGGTGATCTAGTCATGGGCAGGTTGAAGGTGCCGTAACAGGTACTGGAGGACCGAACCCACTACTGTTGCAAAAGTAGGGGATGACCTGTGATTAGGGGTGAAAGGCCAATCAAACCGGGAGATAGCTGGTTCTCCTCGAAAGCTATTTAGGTAGCGCCTCGGACGAATACCTTGGGGGGTAGAGCACTGTTTGGGCTAGGGGGTCATCCCGACTTACCAAACCCATGCAAACTCCGAATACCCAAGAGTACTATCCGGGAGACAGACGGCGGGTGCTAACGTCCGTCGTCAAAAGGGAAACAACCCAGACCGTCAGCTAAGGTCCCAAAGTCATAGCTAAGTGGGAAACGATGTGGAAAGGCTTAGACAGCTAGGAGGTTGGCTTAGAAGCAGCCACCCTTTAAAGAAAGCGTAATAGCTCACTAGTCGAGTCGGTCTGCGCGGAAGATGTAACGGGGCTAAGCTATGCACCGAAGCTACGGGTTCACACACTGTGTGAGCGGTAGAGGAGCGTTCTGTAAGCCTGTGAAGGTGTGTCGGGAGGCATGCTGGAGGTATCAGAAGTGCGAATGCTGACATGAGTAACGTTAAAGCGGGTGAAAAACCCGCTCGCCGGAAGACCAAGGGTTCCTGTCCAACGTTAATCGGGGCAGGGTGAGTCGTCCTAAGGCGAGGGCGAAAGCCGTAGTCGATGGGAAACAGATTAATATTTCTGTACTTCTATGCAATGCGATGGGGGACGGAGAAGGCTAGGCAGGCATGGCGTTGGTTGTCCATGTGAAAGTGCGTAGGCTGGGGACTTAGGCAAATCCGGGTCCCTATAAGTCGAGACACGAGACGAGTCACTACGGTGACGAAGCTGTTGATGCCACGCTTCCAGGAAAAGCCTCTAAGCTTCAGTTGCATAGGAACCGTACCCCAAACCAACACTGGTGGTCAGGTAGAGAATACCAAGGCGCTTGAGAGAACTCGGGTGAAGGAACTAGGCAAAATAGTACCGTAACTTCGGGAGAAGGTACGCTCTTGTTTGTGAAGGACTTGCTCCGTAAGCAGACGAGAGTCGCAGTGACCAGGTGGCTGGGACTGTTTATCAAAAACACAGCACTGTGCAAACTCGAAAGAGGACGTATACGGTGTGACACCTGCCCGGTGCCGGAAGGTTAATTGATGGGGTTAGCCGTAAGGTGAAGCTCTTGATCGAAGCCCCGGTAAACGGCGGCCGTAACTATAACGGTCCTAAGGTAGCGAAATTCCTTGTCGGGTAAGTTCCGACC
This region includes:
- a CDS encoding OB-fold-containig protein; the encoded protein is MWDFFLANANLPFSLAFTLLCALGLIQVLGLVLGFSAGEAMDSSLPDLDIDDPGILSQAFGWLCFGRLPFLIWLMLWLLLFALLGWGLQWLALDLRGAYLPRILSGLGALLLSLPLQRSLGQALARVLPNSESSAVSQQELIGLVGEIVLGSASRSQAAEVAVVDKQGLKHYVMAKPYDDLLLEQGEQVLLFDLEDGIYLVSPYPG
- the trmA gene encoding tRNA (uridine(54)-C5)-methyltransferase TrmA — protein: MQKPGAVYPEHYDAQLADKAQRLSALMAPFGAPAPEVFASRPSHYRMRAEFRVWHQGDDLYYIMFDQENHERIRVDHYPMGSQLINALMPAVIELLKPNTLLRKKLFQVEFLTSQSGEAVISLLYHKPLTDEWEVEARQLRDKLQQYGRVDLIGRAKKQKKVLDRDFVVEKLDVKGRTWTFQQVENSFTQPNAGINEKMLGWALDCTAGIGGDLLELYCGNGNFTLPLASQFDKVLATEIATTSVASAQYNMRANGVDNVTVARLAAEEFTEAMEGKREFRRLKGVDLKAFDCRTIVVDPPRAGLDPATEQLVSGYQYILYISCNPETLAKNLETLCKTHQVARLALFDQFPYSHHMESGVWLVKR
- the murI gene encoding glutamate racemase, with the protein product MSQLFFFDSGVGGLSVWQEVHQRLPEEEAIYAMDDAAFPYGELAEEVLVARVLAVFEQVLNRHAVKLAVVACNTASTLVLPALRARFDFPIVGVVPAIKPAALLTRSGRIGLLATPGTVNRPYTRQLEKDFAQGKAMLRLGSSELVLMAEQKLRGETLDLQRLEAIMAPWLGEQGPDTVILGCTHFPLLKEELSLVLGPEVVLVDSGEAIARRVQSLLGAGAGIKKGGLSHLYHTAPQPKGLALLKDWLLPDAVPEYLPL
- a CDS encoding RNA recognition motif domain-containing protein, coding for MPSIIILIVLAVLGYFLSLLIPAGSAPQGLFFAAGILLGGLAMYLLTRPKTQASGTEDATTVTLYVGNLPYRANEQAVQQAFERFGKVVSVRLMKDRQTGRRRGFGFVEMLKEDAQAAIKGLNDAQFQDRTLKVREAKDRKEQEED